A window of Spiroplasma syrphidicola EA-1 contains these coding sequences:
- a CDS encoding methylated-DNA--[protein]-cysteine S-methyltransferase has product MGQTVTWYYCKMIINNEEWIIAASDKGLIFVGQTEQELINYKDKIKNQEIILRENGDKLVRYCNQIKEYFHHQRKVFTLPLDLIGTTFQQVVWNSLLTIPYGQTKYYQEIAEIINRPQATRAVGQAIGANPVLIIVPCHRVIGKNKNLTGFRGGLTLKEHLLKLEQE; this is encoded by the coding sequence ATGGGACAAACAGTAACTTGATATTATTGTAAAATGATAATTAATAATGAAGAATGAATAATAGCTGCGTCTGATAAGGGGTTAATATTTGTTGGCCAAACAGAGCAAGAACTAATTAATTATAAAGATAAGATAAAAAATCAAGAAATAATTTTGAGGGAAAACGGGGATAAATTAGTCCGATATTGTAACCAAATTAAGGAATATTTTCATCACCAGCGAAAAGTATTTACATTACCATTAGATTTAATTGGGACAACCTTTCAACAAGTTGTTTGAAACAGTTTGTTAACAATTCCTTACGGGCAAACAAAATATTATCAAGAAATAGCCGAGATAATTAATCGCCCGCAAGCAACTCGTGCTGTTGGGCAAGCGATTGGGGCAAATCCAGTTTTAATTATTGTTCCTTGTCACCGCGTAATTGGCAAAAATAAGAACTTAACTGGGTTTCGTGGGGGCTTAACCTTAAAAGAACACTTGTTAAAACTTGAACAAGAATAA